The window GGAAGGCAGGATGGTGGACGCGAAGTGGGTGTATCCGGGGTTGTTCTGATTGCCGATTGCCGATTGCCAATTGCCGGTTGAGAGGCGGCCCTAATCGGCAATCGGCAATTGAAAATCGGCAATAGAAATGAAAACGGCGGCTTACGCCGCCGTCTCTGAAAACGTTGTGTCCTCGTTCCACTCTTCAGCGCGGTCCGCGCCGAAAGAGAAGATTAGAGGGGCTGCACGTTCTCTGCCTGCCAGCCCTTGGGTCCCTTGACAACGTTGAACTGGACAGCCTGACCCTCCTGGAGCGAGCGGAAGCCCTGCGCCTGGATCGCCGAGAAGTGGACGAAAACATCTTCGCCACTCTGGCGGGTGATAAAGCCGTAGCCCTTCGCGTCATTGAACCACTTCACAGTTCCTTGTTCCATTGTGATACACGCATCCTTGTTGGATTTGAAACGCTTGTACTGGATCGGAGGCTTGATGCAGGCAGGGTGCTTGGTAGAGCAGTTACTGCTTACAGCGGCTTTCGATCAGTTACAGCCATAGAGTATACACAGGGAAAATCCAGGGTTCAACCCGGCTGGGGCTGGGGCCCGTACCCCGTGTGATACCTTAGCTCGTTTGATGTCAGTGGGTTACACCGCTGTTGTCTCTTGGCCTTTGGCTTCGACCAGGGCTGCTCGAGCCAATAGCCAAGAGCCACAAGCCAAGAGCGCATTTGATGATCGTCGGCACCGGCATCGACATCACCGAGGTGGACCGCG of the Terriglobales bacterium genome contains:
- a CDS encoding cold shock domain-containing protein; the encoded protein is MEQGTVKWFNDAKGYGFITRQSGEDVFVHFSAIQAQGFRSLQEGQAVQFNVVKGPKGWQAENVQPL